CGCTTAAGCCATGGCGCCGAACCAGGCTCTATCTCCTGCAATTCAAAACCTTTCCCAAGATAGGGATGCGAAGACCAGCCGCTTTCCCTCTCCGCCGCCGCAACGCGGTCTTGCCAGAGGAGAATGTGGGGAGCCGCGGCGGTCAGTTCCGGCCGGGCATAAACGTTTTGCCTATAGCCGGTCGCGGCAATGACCGTGTCCAGCATTATATCGCCCGTCGTCGTTCTCGCTACGATATCGTCGCCAAGAGCTACAATCTGTTCTGCCGCAACGTTGAAATGGAGATAGTGGTTCGGATGCTGGCAGGCCCGGGCGATGGCCGCATCCGGCGCGGAGCTGCGTCGCCGGCGCTCCAAAATCAAACGCCATCGCATTGCATCATCGAATTCCGGAAAGAACAGCTTGTCAGCCGAGGGTCTGGCGGCAGCCTGATCGTTGGCCTCTACGAGATCGCCGTGTCGGACGAATTGATGAACACTCGCTGCACCATGTTCCAGCGCGACAGCCGCTGCGTCGAACGCGGATGCGGCCGCTCCGACCACACCCACGCTCAAGCCGCGAAGGCTAGAGAAATTAATGAGGTCGTTCGTGTGGACAAGGCGGTCGGGAGGAAGAGTGTGGGAAAGAACCGACGGTATATAGGGTTCGCCCAAGCCGTCCAGGCCAGTTGCCAGTACGATCGTCTGTGTTGACAGATCTATCACGCCCTTGTCCTGCAGTTCAAAGCGCAGATTGAGCGGTGCGTTTTCGGCGTCCGAACGCGGATCGATCGAAATCAGGCGATGCTGCCATCGCACGTCGATCCCCGCCGTTTCGCGATACCAGTTGAGATAGTCGAGCCAGACGGTGCGGGGTATTTCCGCCATTGCGGCAAATGCGGCGTCACCATGAAGCGCAACGTACCAGTGCTCGAATGTCAGTTCAGGGATGCCCTGTTCGAGACCGGTAAATCCCTTGCCCGCGCGAAGCGTGTGCATCCTGGCTATGGTATTCCAGACGCCCGCTGTTTCCGGCGTGGCGGCATCGAAAACCTGCACCCGTCGGATGCCGGCACGGCGCAGTCCAAACGCAATGGCAACACCACTCTGACCACCGCCGATGACGGCAACGTCCATATCTGTGGCGACCGGAGCAACCCAATCCAGAGTGACCGGTTCGAGCTGCGCGATTGCGCGACGCGTCTGTTCACTGAGCTGGTTGAGACGCTCTTGCGACACCGTTCTCCCGCTTGATCGGCCCGACGCGATTTTTTGTTGAACTGTCATCTCATCACCCCTAGAGCCGCAAACCGGCTGCCCGCATCAGCGGGAGAACGGTTCGTCCGAAATGGGTGAGGTCGGGCAGGTAGTCGAAGAAGGAGATGTGGAAACCGTCCACTCCTTCGGCATGCAAAGCGGCAAGCTGTTCGACGATCCGTTGAGGCGAGCCGACGAGCCGGACATTCCCCCCGACAGCGATCGCATCGACCGAGTTTACATCGTTGCTCTTCGCCCACGCCTGCGCGTCGCTGACCAGCCGTTTGTCGAAATCCTTCGTGTCAGCAATGTTATGCAGCCCGCCGACATTCCTCTGCTCGACGGCGGCAACAATCGCGCCATAGTATTCCTGAGCTTCCTGATCCGTGTCGCGACAGACGATGATTGGATTGAGGATGACGCGGATTGTGCGCCCGTTTCGAGCCGCAGCTGCCTTGACGGTGGCGGTATGGGCGCCGAGCGACGCCCGCGCTGCCTCGAAACTGCCCCCGCCGGGGCTAGTGACAAAGACGATATCCGATTGCCGCGCAGCGAAGTCTATGCCGGCGGGCGAGCCTGTCGCGCTGATCAGAAGGGGTCGGCCGAAACGCGGCTTCGGCGTGATGAAGCCCTCTTTGATCCGCCATGGCGATTTACCGGAAAAGGTGACGGGCTCGTCCGAGCGCCACAATGCCTTCAGCGCATTGACGAATTCGTCGGCGAGCCTGTACCGCTGATCGTGCTCGATCTGCGAGCCGCCGAACATCTCGTGTTCAATCCGGCGATGACCGGTCACGACATTGAGGCCCCAGCGGCCATTTGTGATGTGATCGAGGGTGGCGCCGGCGCGCGCCAGATGAAGCGGGTGCCAAGGTCCATACAGGATATGCACGGTCGATGCGAGCAGGATATTCTTCGTCTCTGTCGCCAGCGCAGCCATGGTGACGAAGGGGTCGAGAGAGGTGCCGTTCAGTACTTCGCCGAACCCGCCTTTCGGAAGCCATTGCGACAGTCCAAAGACGATGTCGAAGCCGAGTTCGTCAGCGATTCGTACGAGGTTGCGGTTGTAGCCGAAATCCCATGACGTCGTGCGTGGCAGATGCGACGCACTCCAGCCACCGGCATTGAGTGGCAGAAAGAGGCCGAGCATCGTCGGCTGCCGGAAGATGCGCGCGACTGGGCTTTCGTCAAAATCAGCGGGTGACGGGACCGGATCGTTCTGCGTTAGTTCCGTGGATGTGAGCGTGTGGTGAGGGTCGCGCGTCATTCACCGAGCCCCAGGTTTCCGCGCAATGTGCTGTGCCGATATTCCGACCGGAAGATGCCACGTCGCTGCAGGATGGGGATGACGCTTTCCGTAAACGAACTGAAGCCATCGGGAAAATGCGTGGCGCTGACATTGAAGCCGTCAGCCGCACCGCTGCGGAACCACAACTCAATCTCATCGGCGACCTTCTCTGGCGTCCCGGCAATAAAGCGGTTGCGTCCCTGCGAACTGAGCAGGATTTCCCGCAGCGTCGCGCCGGGCCGCCGCTCGATCATCTGCCAGGTGGATTCCGAAATCCCGGTTGAAACCGCAGGTGTGAAGTCAGCCTGAGCGCGGGTCGGAGCCGGTTTGTCGAGGTCCTCGCCACCAAGAGGGACACCAAGACGAATCCCGAACCAGCGCGCATCGGCGGCGAGGTCGCGAAGCGCGTCGAGTCGTTCAACTTTTCTGAGCGCCTCTTCTTCGGTTGAGCCAACGACCGGATAGATTCCAGGCATGAACAGCGTCCGGTCGGGATCGCGCCCCGCCTTGCGCACCGCATCCTTCGTCCTTCTGTAACCCGCCTGGGCCGCCTCGAGGTTGGTCTGGAGGCTATAGATCAGGTCGGCGTGCCTTGCGCCGAAGCTAAGGCCGACCTCGGAGGATCCGGCTTGTACCAGGATGGGCTTTCCTTGCGGGCTGGTCGGCACCTGCAAGGGCCCACGGACTTTAAAATGCATTCCAACATGGTTGAGATGGCTGACCTTCTTCCAGTCGACGAACGTGCCGCCAGCCTGGTCGAGTAATAGCGCACCGTCTCCCCAGCTTGCCCAGAGAGCCTTTGCAACGCTCACGAACTCCTCCGCACGGTCGTAACGCTCGTCATGCGTCGGCAGGTCCATGCCGAAATTCCAGCCTGCTTCCGGAAGATAGCTTGTCACAATATTCCAGGCAGCACGGCCACCGCTGATATGATCGAGCGAAGAGAGCTTGCGGGCGAGTTCGTAGGGCTCGGAAAATGTCGTGGAAACAGTGGCGATCAGTCCCACGGATTCAGTTCTCGCCGCTATCGCCGAAAGTGCCAGCAATGGATCGAGTGCGTGCCACGGTTCGACTGGCGGCTCCATCGGAAGGCTTTGGAAGTCCGATAGAAAAACAGCGTCGAAACCTGCCTTCTCCGCGATCTGCGCGACCTCGATGTGAGCGTTCACATCGAGAAACTGCGCGGGGTTGTCGATGAGGCGCCATCGCGCTGGGTGCAAGCCGAGGCCAAGATTGTAATTTGCGGTGAAATGAAGTTCTCGTTGCATATCGTTCTTTGCTTCAGGAATAAGGAGGTGCCGCGCCCATGACAGACGGTTTCAAATTGCGGGCGGCGGGCCTATTTAGGAAGCAAAAGTCTACTAATTATATAGACTTTGGTGCATATTCCTGTCGATTATATGTTTGTTATCGATTTCACTATTCGAGAGGTTCGAAGAATGCGGGGCACCGACTTTGGCAATCTGCGTGCTTTTATGATGATCGTGGATTCCGGCAGTTTCGTTCGGGCCGCAGCAGCCCTGAAAATCGCGCCTTCCACTCTCAGCTACACAATCCAGGTTCTGGAAGGGCGGCTTGGGACGAAACTGCTGCAGCGTACGACGAGAACGGTCAGATTGACCGAAGCTGGAAGTCGATTGGCCCGGCGCCTCGGGCCAATGATGTCCGAATTCGACACCTTGATGGAGGACCTGACGGAGCCTCGGGAAAAGCCCTCCGGGACGCTGAAGCTTTGCGTCCCGCGTATGCCGATGCGGCTTTATATGGAACCGCTTCTTAATGGCTTCGAAGCCGCTTACACGGACATTACCATCGATCTCACGATTGGAGATGTGCTCGTCGACATCGCGGTGTCCGGGTTTGATGCTGCGGTCATCCCTAACCGGAGCATCCAGGACGATCTGGTCTCTATTCGGTTAGGACCGGAATTAAAGCGCATTGTCTACGCCTCACCAAGATATCTCGCCCGTTTCGGGGCGCCCTCTGAACCGGGAGACCTCGTTCATCATAATTGCATCAACTTTCGAGGCCCCCACACCGGAGCAATCTACCCCTGGGAGTTTCAGCGCGGTCAAGAACGCTTCGAGGTTGCTGTCAGCGGTTCGCTCATCGTGTCGGATTCGACCTACACACTTTCAGCCGCTCTCAGCGGCAAGGGCATAGGCTATGGCATAGAGCCAATTTCGAAGCCTTTTCTGGACGACGGCAGTCTGATTTCACTCCTGGAAGGCTGGGTCGCCCCCCATCCGGGGTTCATGCTGTGTTATCCAAAGAACCGGAATATCTCCGCCGCACTCAAGGCATTGCTTTCGTATGTAAGAAAGCAGAGCCGTGCCGGCAGTAGACTGAACGACGACCGTGTGAATGGTCGCCTTGGATCTACTCATATTGTTCGAACATGAAGCGCGCTCTTGAATGTCAGAAAAATATAGCCTAATTTCTGACGCATGAAACCCCTCGCGACATCAGTTCCAGACCTAATTATGAAGCGTGCCCGTGCCGGCGGGCGCGGCAGTGTCTTCACGCCCAGTGATTTCCTGGACGTGGCCGCGCGCGCGGCCGTCGACCAAGCGCTTTCTCGGTTGGCCAGGAATGGAAAGCTTCGGCGCCTGACGCGAGGCCTGTACGACTTCCCAAAGGTTCATCCGCAACTTGGGGCCCTTTCGCCTAGGCCTGACGATGTGGCGAAAGCGTTGGCGCGGGAGACCGGATCTCAGGTGCAGATCGCCGGTGCGCGCGCGGCGAATGCCCTTGGCCTGTCAACACAGGTCCCCGCACATAGCATCTATCTGACTGATGGCCCGTCGCGCCGTGTTGTGCTCGATAAGCGCGTCGTTGATCTGCGCCACGCTTCGCCCAAGCACCTTATTGCTCCGGGCAGTGCTGCCGGCACAGTTGTTCAGGCCCTTCGTCACGTCGGGGCGGTGCGTGCCGCCGACGTTGCGCAGATCGCCTCGCGTCGACTGTCGGCCAGCGACAAGAAGACGCTAGCATCCAATGCGGTCCGGGCTCCCGCTTGGATGCGTTCGACGCTGGTCTCGATCGCTAACGCAATGCCGAGTGAGATAGATGGATAACCATGCGAATGTATCCATCAAGCTGATAGGAAAGAATTTGCTCTCGTTGCAGTCTCAAATGTTGGGAACTGTTGCTCCGTTCAAATTGCTTTTCGCTATGGCGATCATTAAACTGGATTTTAACCAGTTCTTTGGGAGAGGCGTCTATCTCTCGAAAGTGCCAAAAAGTCACCGCGAGAGGGACACGATGACGCAAATGTGGACCATTCAATCAGAAGGAGCTCGATCTATGAACCGAGCTCAGTCGTCATGACCACGGCGCAGCAGTTGATCTCGCTGCTGAAGAGCCACGTCGAAGGCGACGACGAGCAGTTCCTGACGATTGCATTGCAGGCTGCAGCAAGTGAGGCCCGTAGGGGTCATGGAAAGGTGGCTGTGCAACTCCGCGAGCTTGTCGATGCAGCGCGCGCCAACAAGGATCGTACCTCCGGGCGCAAGAAAGCCCCTGTTCCTATTGCGCAGCCACGCGGTGACCTCGCGAACCTGGTTGCGGTCCGCTACACTGACGTTCGGTTGTCGAGCATGATCCTTCCAGAAGAGCTCGAAGCTCGTTTGAAGCGCGTTATTCTCGAGCAGCGACAACAACATAAGCTTCGCAGCCATGGGCTCGCCCCACGGCGCAAATTGTTGCTCATCGGTCCCCCCGGATCCGGAAAGACAATGACCGCGGCTGCGCTCGCCGGTGAACTCCATACGCCGTTGTTCACTGTGCAACTCGATGGTTTGATGACGAAGTTCATGGGGGAGACCGCCTCGAAGTTGCGGCTCGTGTTCTCCGCCATGGCTGAAACCAAAGGCGTCTACTTCTTCGACGAGTTCGACGCCATCGGCGCGAAGCGGGCGGAACGGAATGACGTCGGAGAGATCCGACGCGTCCTCAATTCGTTTCTTCAGTTCCTCGAGGAGGATGAGAGTGACGGGCTGGTAGTGGCAGCGACCAATCACCCGGAACTCCTCGATCCGGCGCTCTTTCGACGGTTCGACGACGTTGTCGAGTACGCATTGCCAGGTGTTGAAGTCGCAATGAGGATCTTGCAGGCGCGCCTTTCCAGCTTTGACACCCGGGATATCGACTGGACAAAAGCGGTTACAGATGCTGCCGGTTTGAGCCAGGCCGAGATTGCCCGCGCTGCGGCCGACGCCGCGAAACTCGTCGTCCTGTCCGACCGGGACCGCATCACCCAGAATGATCTGTCCCTCGCGATAGCCGAACGCAAAGGAGCGGCGTCGCAATAATCGATGGCAGAAGAACCACCGCGTCCACTCCCACACGTTTATTTGCCCGGTCACGGGAACATCCAGGACTACACCGCCAGAGGCGGAGGTGGCGGCACAACCGTGCCGGTGCGCGATAGGGCTCAGCATGCTGTAAAGCTGACAGAAGCCCTTACCCGCGCTGTGGCAGACGCGGAAGCGCAATTGAGAGCTCGCGAGCCCGACCTTGCGGGTGGAACGCCAGGTTTCTATCTTGAGTTCGAACTCCCTTCATCCCAGAGCGAGATCGTCGATAAGCTCGAAAACCGCCAGGGCAAGTTTCCGATCGAACTCGTCAGCGTCCGCCCGATAGGCGAGGGAGGAAACACGATTGCTGCCACTGTCTTCGTTCCCGAGCGGCAGCGCGACTATTACCTGAAGAAGGTGGCCGAATATCGCGACCAGGACCGGATCCAGAAGGTCGAGGTCGACGGTAAGATCGTCGAAAGAAACAACGGACCCAAGAATGAAGTGCTCGTGGCCTCGCTTGAGACCGCGCGCCTTGCGGTGGCCAGATCCCTCTATACGGATGACGAGGCGTTCTTTCCGGTACCCGGTACGGCCATCTGGTGGGAGGTCTGGCTGCGTCTCGGGACCAGAGACACCTTTGCGGCTGCGGCTGAGCGACTGGAGCTTCCGGTGCGTGAACACGCCCTTCAGTTTCCGGAGCGGGAGGTGTTGATCGTCCACGCGAGCGCTGAAACCCTCGGGCGGATCATTGCGCACACCGACACGATCGCAGAGCTAAGAACCGCACGCGATACACCGGCTTTCTTTATGGAGATGGACGGCGCCGAGCAACGCGCCTGGGCCGCGGAGACGGCGGGCCGCATTGTGGCCCCCGATGGTGACCGTCCCGCCGTCTGCCTGCTCGATTCAGGCTCTACCCGCCGTCACCCTTTGATCCTCCCGGCGCTTGCAGCAGTGGATCAGCAGGCATTCGATCCCGGCTGGAACGTCGAAGACACGAGCAATCAGGGGCACGGCGGCCATGGGACCCAGCTTTCCGGCGTTGCCATTTATGGTGACCTGACCGATGTTCTCGCCGGAGCGGGGCAGATCATCCTGACGCACCGACTGGAGTCGGTAAAGATTCTGCCCGACCACGGTGCAAATGACCCCGATCTCTTCGGCGCCATCACCGCCCAATCGATAGCGCGTGCCGAGATCGTTGCACCGAACCGGCCTCGCGCCATCTGCCTTGCCCTGACCAGTGATGGCGATCACTGGCGCGGCCGTCCTTCGTCGTGGTCTGCGGCTCTCGACGCACTCGCCTATGGCGCCGATAATGCGCCACGCCTGATTGCGGTCTCCGCCGGCAACATTCGTGAGGATATCCATCAGAACGATTATCTCGTCCGCAACGATATCACGCCGATCGAAAGTCCTGCCCAGGCGTGGAATGTGCTCACGGTCGGGGCATTTACCGAGAAGACGGCGATCACCGACCCCGTCTTCAACGGATGGGGTGTCATGGCCCAGGTTGGTGATCTCATGCCACGTAGCCGTACCTCCGTCACTTGGAACTATGATTGGCCGCTCAAACCCGATGTTGTCTTCGAGGGCGGCAATCTGGGCGTAGATCCGGCGACGCTGATCGGCGATCACCTCGACGATCTCGCGTTGCTGACGACCTACCGGACACCTGAGAACCGCGCGTTCACCACGACGGGCGAGACCAGTGCAGCAACTGCGCTCGCGGCAAGGATGGGCGCGCAGATCCTGGGGCAGCGTCCTGATCTGTGGTCCGAGACGGTCAGAGCGCTGATCGTCCATTCGGCCGAATGGACACCGACGATGAAAGCCCATCTTGGCGGGATCAACAAGAATGCCTTGATGCGGCGTTACGGTTTCGGGGTTCCATCACTGGTGCGCGCCCTTGGAAGTCTCGATAACGATGTCACCATGGTCATCGAGAACGAGATGCAACCATTCAAGACCGTCGGCAGCAAGATCGAGACCAAGGACATGGTCCTGCACGCGCTTCCCTGGCCGACGGCGGAGCTCGAGGCTCTTGGTGAAACCCAGGTCCAGTTGCGGATCACGCTCAGCTATTTCATTGAGCCCAATCCCGGGGAGCGTGGCCAAACACGCCGTCACAGCTACGCTTCGCATGGATTGCGGTTTGCGTTGAAACCGGGCGACGAGCGCCCCGATGTCTTCTTGCGTCGCATCAATGCCGCGGCCGGGGCCAGGCCGCCGGCAAGGGCGGCGGGAGACGCAGGCTGGACGCTTGGTCCCGTTCTTCGCAATCGGGGATCGCTGCATGGGGATATCTGGGAGGGAAACGCCGTCGAGCTCTCCCAGCGTGACGCTATCGCCATCTATCCGACTGGCGGATGGTGGCGCGAGAATACAGGTCAGAGAAGGGGTGATAGAGCGGTTCGTTATGCACTTGTCGCAACGTTGCGAACTGCGGCTGATGTCGATCTCTACACACCGATCAGCACCCCCATCCTTCCAGAGGTGGTGCCCGAAATTCTGATTGAGACTTAGACCCTCCCGCATGGGAGATATCGGTGAACATCCCAGACATGTCGCCTTCCAGTCAGTCACCCGACTCGGATAGCTCATAGGGTTCCGGCGCCACCGCCGTGAAGGAGAGATGTGTGCCTTTCCCCGACTGATCAGGGCACACGCGTGCTCGGCAGATACCGACGGCGCCGGGCCAGTGGAGGCGGCTGATCCGGCCTTATTCGATGGGGCCGGTACGGTCGCACGCGACGCATTGAAACCCTCCCAGACTGGCGAAGGTGCAGCGCGAAAGCGCAGCACGCGGCAAGAAAGCGGAACCGATTGAAGCCGTTCCGCCACCTTCTCCAGGCGTTCCCGCCGTTTCTGACGATGCAATCCGCCTTGATGAGGAGATCAGACTGCTGGGGGAGCAGCTGGCGCGCAATCTTCAGCTGCAAAATGCACAAGAGGATGCCGGAGCGGTTCGAACGCTGAACGTGTCATTGTCTCTGACATTCAATCGAGCTAATGTGCCTTGGCTCGGCGCATTCTGGATCCCCGCCATCGACGCCATTGCTCATCCCCACATTCGCACTACAAACCCGAAGGGGAAACGTCAGTGTCGTCGGTTGTCGGCTTCTATTTAGATTCATATTCCAAGGCGCCCATTCACTGACCCGCAAGCGCTGCGTATTCGACCTGAACCGATCCAACGGACTGATGGCCGATCAGTTCGGCGTAAAATCCACCCAGGCTCATCAGATCACGGTGTTTTCCCCGCTCGACGATCCGCCCATCCCGCATCACCAGGATCTGGTCGGCTGCCCGGATGGTCGAAAGGCGGTGGGCAATGATAATGGTGGTCCGGTTGACCATGAGCTCATCGAGCGCGGCCCGCACATGTGCTTCGCTTGCTGCGTCAAGGTGCGAGGTCGCCTCATCCAGGATCAGAACAGGCGCGTTCTTGAGGAATGCCCGGGCGATGGATATCCGCTGTCTCTGTCCACCGGATAGCTGAACGCCCCGCTCTCCGACAGGAGTTTCGAGACCAGCGGGCAATGACGCAAGAAAATCCGTGAGAGCAGCCCGCTGGATGGCGAGGTCCAGGTCGTCCTGAGTGGCATCTGGACGAGCGAGCCGAATGTTTTCAGCTAACGTCGCATTGAAGAGGTACGTATCCTGGGCGACGAGCGCGATATGTTCGCGGAGACTGTCGAGCGTGATTTCGCGCAGATCATGGCCGTCGATCGTGATGCTTCCCTGCTGAGGATCCCAGAAGCGGAGCACCAGGTTTGCGATTGTCGTCTTCCCGGCTCCCGACGAGCCGACGAGAGCGATCCGCGCCCCGGCCGGCACCTTGAAATCGATCTCCTCAAGCACGGTAGATCCGGCTTTGTCGTAGGAAAAGGTGACGTTCGAAAATTCCAGCTCAGATCCACCGGCTGTTTCGGGCAGGAGCATTGGACCGTCGACAACCGGAATGGGCTCGACATGGACGGCATGAACGCGCCGCGTGGACGCGATCGAGTCTGCCAGCTGTCGTGCCGCCTGCGCCAGTTCCGACACGGGCAGGAAGGCTGCGGACGATAGCAAGGCGACCAGCGGGAGAAGCGTCGGCTCGAACGCATGGCTATGGATCATGAAGGCCGCAGTGACCAGCACTGCCGCAGATCCGAGGGCGGATACCACCTCCTGCCTGGCCGTCTGGAACGACAGGTCCGCATTGAGCGCCACTCTCGTGCGCTGATACTCCGCCGTCTGATCGTGAAAGACCTTCCGGCGCGCAGCAACCGCGCGAAAGGCGATGAGTTCGCCCATGCCTTGCACTGTGTCCACGACAAAGGCATTGAGGCCACCCAGTTCGGCGCGAGCCTGGCCGCCGAGGGCATCAACCTTGCGTCGCTCAAACACTGGCGCGAGGGCGGCATAAACCAGGAATGGCAACAACACGACCGCCGTTGGCCAGGCGATGAAGGTGAGAGCGATCAGAACTGTCAGTGGTATCAGGAGCGCCACCATCGCCGGCGCCACGACGTGAGCGAAGAAATACTCGACCGTCTCGACGTCTTGCGTTCCGAGGGAGACTAGGTCGCCTGACCGCCGCTTCAGAAGATAGGCCGGCGCGAGCTTTTCCAGGGCGTAGTAGAGATCGACACGCATCTGGGCGAGCAGTCTGTAGGCCATGTCGTGGGAGCGCCACGATTCATTCCATTGCAGGAACGCTGCCAGAGGCACCAGCGCCACCATCCAGGCGACATACGAGCCGAATGGGGTGCCCGTCTTGATTGCCGCCACTGTCAAAGCGCTGAGCGTGCTGACGCCGATCAAGGCATAGACACGTCCCACGCCGGAGGTGACGGTGAGGATCAATTGCTTGCGCCAGGGCCCGATCAGTTTGAACAGCGTTCCCAAGGTCTGGAATGAGGTCAGGCCCGCTGCTATCCTCTCCCCTTCGGTCAGTTGAGGTTTTGCCGAGGATGTCGTCGCGATAGTGGCCGGGCGTTCTTTCTCGGGTGCGACGGCCGTGCCGAAGTCCAGCAAGGCGTCACTTTCATTGAGTTCGATCTGTTCGGCCATGAGTTTCCGGTACGGGCCGTCGCGGGCGATCAGTTCGGCATGGGTGCCGCTATCGGCGATCAGGCCATCGGAAACCACGAGGATACGGTCAGCATCGATCACGCTCGACAGGCGATGCGCGAGCACGACAGTCGTCCGCTCCCTGGAGAGATCATCAAGTGCGGTCTGGATAATGCTTTCGTTTTCAGCGTCGACCGACGAGAGTGCTTCGTCGAGGATGAGAATGGGAGCATCTCTCAAGACTGCGCGGGCAATCGCTATACGCTGTCGTTGACCGCCCGACAGTCGCAAGCCACGTTCCCCGATGATTGTGCGATAGCCCTGCGGAAGCGAAGCAATAAACTGATGGGCGTTGGCTGCATGCGCAGCGGCCTCCACCTGTTGCGGTGTCGCGTCGGGACGGGCGATACGGATGTTGTCTTCGACCGATCCGTAAAAAAGATAGGTATCCTGTTGGACCACGGCGATCTGATCGCGGATGTGATCGGCAGCCAGCGTTGTGACATCGTGCCCACCAATGCGGATCGTACCGGTGTCAGCGTCGTAGAAACGCAGCAGAAGCTTGACGATGGTCGATTTTCCCGAACCGCTGTAGCCGACAATGCCGATGCGCTCGCCTGCCCTGACGTCGAAAGAGACGCCCTTCAGGGCTGCGCCGCGTTCGTCCGAATAGCTGAACTGGACATTATCAAAGGATATTGACGGCTCGATATCCGGAGTGGCAGAGGTTTCGCGTGGTGGGCGCGGTGGTGTCGCCTGCAGCAACGCCTTGATCCCCACGGCGGCTGCGTTGGCCATCATGCCCCGATGGAGTAGGGAGCGCAGATCGCGTAAGGGCCGGAACACCTCTGTCCCAGCCATCAACACGATAAGCAAGGCTTCGATACTCATGTCCCCGTGGCTGACGCGCCACGCGCCAAGCGCAATGGCGGCAGCCGCACCGCCGGCGATGGCGAGGTCCGTGAATGCCCGGCTCATAAGGGCAGCTTGCAGGACAAACATCGTGCTGTCGGCCAACTGGTTTGCTTTCAGGGCAAGCCGCTCGCCGAACGCGGCGCTTTGGCCGAACGCCTTGAGGGTTGGCAAGCCTTGCACGGCATCGAGAAAATCCGCACCGAAGGCTTTGAAGGAGCGCACGCGGCG
This genomic window from Agrobacterium tumefaciens contains:
- a CDS encoding LysR family transcriptional regulator, with translation MVHIPVDYMFVIDFTIREVRRMRGTDFGNLRAFMMIVDSGSFVRAAAALKIAPSTLSYTIQVLEGRLGTKLLQRTTRTVRLTEAGSRLARRLGPMMSEFDTLMEDLTEPREKPSGTLKLCVPRMPMRLYMEPLLNGFEAAYTDITIDLTIGDVLVDIAVSGFDAAVIPNRSIQDDLVSIRLGPELKRIVYASPRYLARFGAPSEPGDLVHHNCINFRGPHTGAIYPWEFQRGQERFEVAVSGSLIVSDSTYTLSAALSGKGIGYGIEPISKPFLDDGSLISLLEGWVAPHPGFMLCYPKNRNISAALKALLSYVRKQSRAGSRLNDDRVNGRLGSTHIVRT
- a CDS encoding LLM class flavin-dependent oxidoreductase, which codes for MTRDPHHTLTSTELTQNDPVPSPADFDESPVARIFRQPTMLGLFLPLNAGGWSASHLPRTTSWDFGYNRNLVRIADELGFDIVFGLSQWLPKGGFGEVLNGTSLDPFVTMAALATETKNILLASTVHILYGPWHPLHLARAGATLDHITNGRWGLNVVTGHRRIEHEMFGGSQIEHDQRYRLADEFVNALKALWRSDEPVTFSGKSPWRIKEGFITPKPRFGRPLLISATGSPAGIDFAARQSDIVFVTSPGGGSFEAARASLGAHTATVKAAAARNGRTIRVILNPIIVCRDTDQEAQEYYGAIVAAVEQRNVGGLHNIADTKDFDKRLVSDAQAWAKSNDVNSVDAIAVGGNVRLVGSPQRIVEQLAALHAEGVDGFHISFFDYLPDLTHFGRTVLPLMRAAGLRL
- a CDS encoding NtaA/DmoA family FMN-dependent monooxygenase (This protein belongs to a clade of FMN-dependent monooxygenases, within a broader family of flavin-dependent oxidoreductases, the luciferase-like monooxygenase (LMM) family, some of whose members use coenzyme F420 rather than FMN.), whose protein sequence is MQRELHFTANYNLGLGLHPARWRLIDNPAQFLDVNAHIEVAQIAEKAGFDAVFLSDFQSLPMEPPVEPWHALDPLLALSAIAARTESVGLIATVSTTFSEPYELARKLSSLDHISGGRAAWNIVTSYLPEAGWNFGMDLPTHDERYDRAEEFVSVAKALWASWGDGALLLDQAGGTFVDWKKVSHLNHVGMHFKVRGPLQVPTSPQGKPILVQAGSSEVGLSFGARHADLIYSLQTNLEAAQAGYRRTKDAVRKAGRDPDRTLFMPGIYPVVGSTEEEALRKVERLDALRDLAADARWFGIRLGVPLGGEDLDKPAPTRAQADFTPAVSTGISESTWQMIERRPGATLREILLSSQGRNRFIAGTPEKVADEIELWFRSGAADGFNVSATHFPDGFSSFTESVIPILQRRGIFRSEYRHSTLRGNLGLGE
- a CDS encoding NAD(P)/FAD-dependent oxidoreductase, producing the protein MTVQQKIASGRSSGRTVSQERLNQLSEQTRRAIAQLEPVTLDWVAPVATDMDVAVIGGGQSGVAIAFGLRRAGIRRVQVFDAATPETAGVWNTIARMHTLRAGKGFTGLEQGIPELTFEHWYVALHGDAAFAAMAEIPRTVWLDYLNWYRETAGIDVRWQHRLISIDPRSDAENAPLNLRFELQDKGVIDLSTQTIVLATGLDGLGEPYIPSVLSHTLPPDRLVHTNDLINFSSLRGLSVGVVGAAASAFDAAAVALEHGAASVHQFVRHGDLVEANDQAAARPSADKLFFPEFDDAMRWRLILERRRRSSAPDAAIARACQHPNHYLHFNVAAEQIVALGDDIVARTTTGDIMLDTVIAATGYRQNVYARPELTAAAPHILLWQDRVAAAERESGWSSHPYLGKGFELQEIEPGSAPWLKRIHVYTFAAIISHGIHAGDIGSAAIALPRLIAAVARSLFIHARADYERLASLGPSIAVDRVAPSPVSGPWEAAP
- a CDS encoding ATP-binding protein, whose amino-acid sequence is MTTAQQLISLLKSHVEGDDEQFLTIALQAAASEARRGHGKVAVQLRELVDAARANKDRTSGRKKAPVPIAQPRGDLANLVAVRYTDVRLSSMILPEELEARLKRVILEQRQQHKLRSHGLAPRRKLLLIGPPGSGKTMTAAALAGELHTPLFTVQLDGLMTKFMGETASKLRLVFSAMAETKGVYFFDEFDAIGAKRAERNDVGEIRRVLNSFLQFLEEDESDGLVVAATNHPELLDPALFRRFDDVVEYALPGVEVAMRILQARLSSFDTRDIDWTKAVTDAAGLSQAEIARAAADAAKLVVLSDRDRITQNDLSLAIAERKGAASQ